In one Desulfoferula mesophila genomic region, the following are encoded:
- a CDS encoding sigma-54 interaction domain-containing protein: protein MLPTRLNLILESISLGVLAMDRHGRVTYFNRAAEQITGVSREQALGRLCGEVLQSTLCDEYCPVLRAMENGEEQEGLEAVFIRQRGRSVVPVRVCAAPLFNEDGDVVGGVETLQSLHLGGQLAHQEQEGRRWEDFIGESPGVRRIFDTLKVAAPSKVTVLFEGNTGTGKDLLAQLVHYNSPRASKPLIKVNCAALPENLLESELFGYAKGAFTGAERDKPGRFQLADGGSLFLDEISELPLALQAKLLRVLEEQEFFPLGARAVTKVDVRILAASNKPLHRQVEKGLFREDLYYRLNVIKVTVPPLRERREDVPLFIRKFIQRKNVENGTYICRFSPEALNVLLNHDYPGNVRELENILEHACLLCRGDVIKLHHLPKDLDREAACLAPEETHREKDELFQLLERHNWNQTQAAAELGINRTTLWRRMKRLDIAKP from the coding sequence ATGCTACCCACCCGGCTTAACCTGATCCTGGAATCCATCTCCCTGGGGGTTTTGGCCATGGACCGCCACGGCCGGGTGACCTATTTCAACCGCGCCGCGGAGCAGATCACCGGGGTGAGCCGGGAGCAGGCCCTGGGCCGCCTGTGCGGCGAGGTGCTCCAGTCCACCCTGTGCGACGAGTATTGCCCGGTGCTCAGGGCCATGGAAAACGGCGAGGAGCAGGAGGGGCTGGAGGCGGTGTTCATCCGCCAGCGCGGCCGCTCGGTGGTGCCGGTCCGGGTGTGCGCCGCGCCGCTTTTCAATGAGGACGGGGACGTCGTGGGCGGGGTGGAGACCCTGCAGAGCCTGCACCTGGGCGGCCAACTGGCCCACCAGGAGCAGGAGGGACGCCGCTGGGAGGACTTCATCGGCGAGAGCCCCGGAGTGCGGCGCATCTTCGACACCCTCAAGGTGGCCGCGCCCAGCAAGGTGACCGTGCTCTTTGAGGGCAACACCGGCACGGGCAAGGACCTCCTGGCCCAGCTCGTCCACTACAACAGCCCCCGGGCCTCCAAGCCGCTCATCAAGGTCAACTGCGCGGCCCTGCCGGAAAACCTCTTGGAAAGCGAGCTGTTCGGCTATGCCAAGGGGGCCTTTACCGGGGCCGAGCGCGACAAGCCGGGCCGTTTCCAGCTGGCCGACGGGGGCAGCCTGTTCCTGGACGAGATCAGCGAGCTGCCCCTGGCCCTGCAGGCCAAGCTGCTTCGGGTGTTAGAGGAGCAGGAGTTCTTCCCCCTGGGGGCCCGCGCGGTCACCAAGGTGGACGTGCGCATCCTGGCCGCCAGCAACAAGCCCCTGCACCGCCAGGTGGAAAAGGGCCTGTTCCGCGAGGACCTCTATTATCGCCTCAACGTGATCAAAGTCACCGTGCCCCCGCTCAGGGAGCGCCGCGAGGACGTCCCCCTGTTCATCCGCAAATTCATCCAGCGCAAAAACGTGGAGAACGGCACCTACATCTGCCGCTTTTCGCCCGAGGCCCTCAACGTGCTGCTCAACCACGACTATCCGGGCAACGTGCGCGAGCTGGAGAACATCTTGGAGCACGCCTGCCTGTTGTGCCGGGGCGACGTGATCAAGCTGCACCATCTGCCCAAGGATCTGGATCGGGAGGCCGCCTGCCTGGCACCCGAAGAGACCCACCGGGAAAAAGATGAGCTGTTTCAGCTTCTTGAGCGCCACAACTGGAACCAGACCCAGGCCGCGGCGGAGCTGGGCATCAACCGCACCACCCTGTGGCGGCGCATGAAGCGCCTGGACATCGCCAAGCCCTGA
- a CDS encoding PAS domain S-box protein, which produces MASLPRHQIKLTNRLAFKLTVWVGVSLLVLTTASAYWAVRQQERSSIERMRQAGNWFSDTVKRATRYDMLKDQRQSLHQVIEAMGRQPGVESIRVLNKKGRIMFSSRAGEIGRMVDMESEACFGCHFKDRPLERLAIAERSRIFSLAGNATEPGHRVLGVVNPIYTEPACYTDPCHVHPPEQKVLGVLDVALSLGQVDREVASTTRQVVFYAAVLSAVICAVVAVFTFLFVNRPLTSLLGATRRITAGDYDQPIVPRTKDEIGAVAEAFDLMRRGIKEKTDDLECGRLQYQRLFEEVPCYISVQDADFILVAHNKRFEKDFGHSVGHHCYQAYKGRDSRCPNCAVAKTLADGRVHSAEEKVIGADGTPRYFLNLTSPITDREGEILAVMEMATDITDVVRLKEELKRSEEKYRLFFDNDPNPIFVFDDATMEILDANNRAADEYGYPLPQLIGRSFLDLTPASDRAQVRNFLSLKGAFLSTVRQQRAGGEVFFVNLRASYGEHMGRKAVIATTSDMTERLQTEQQLIQAAKMATLGEMSAGVAHELNQPLTVIAAGSGFLSKLLSRGQNPTPEQLMQVAREMTQQVERARRIIDHLREFGRKHEVRTENVSLNQPIQGVLGLLGQQLRVHNIEVETNLDANLPLILGDANRLEQVLINLIMNARDAIEERRRELPELQGRIAIASFVDQGQAVVTVSDNGGGIPAPNLDRIFEPFFTTKEVGKGTGLGLSISYGIVRDFGGGIKVDNRPGQGATFRLGFPLRQEAKT; this is translated from the coding sequence ATGGCTTCTCTGCCCCGGCACCAAATCAAGCTGACCAACCGCCTGGCCTTCAAATTGACGGTCTGGGTGGGAGTGAGCCTTTTGGTGTTGACCACCGCCTCGGCCTACTGGGCGGTGCGCCAGCAGGAGAGAAGCTCCATCGAGAGGATGCGCCAGGCCGGCAACTGGTTCAGCGACACGGTAAAGCGGGCCACCCGCTACGACATGCTCAAGGACCAGCGCCAAAGCCTGCATCAGGTGATCGAGGCCATGGGCCGCCAGCCGGGGGTGGAGTCGATCCGGGTGCTCAACAAAAAGGGCCGCATCATGTTCAGCAGCCGGGCCGGGGAGATCGGCCGCATGGTGGACATGGAGAGCGAGGCCTGCTTCGGCTGCCACTTCAAGGACCGCCCCTTGGAGCGCCTGGCCATCGCCGAGCGCAGCCGCATCTTCAGCCTGGCCGGCAACGCCACGGAGCCGGGCCACCGGGTGCTGGGGGTGGTCAACCCCATCTACACCGAACCCGCCTGCTACACCGACCCCTGCCACGTGCACCCGCCGGAACAAAAGGTGCTGGGGGTCCTGGACGTGGCCCTGTCCCTGGGCCAGGTGGACCGGGAGGTGGCCTCCACCACCCGCCAGGTGGTTTTCTACGCGGCGGTTCTCTCGGCGGTGATCTGCGCGGTGGTGGCGGTGTTCACCTTCCTGTTCGTCAACCGCCCCCTGACCAGCCTGTTGGGGGCCACCCGGCGCATCACCGCCGGCGACTACGACCAGCCCATAGTGCCCCGCACCAAGGACGAGATCGGCGCGGTGGCCGAGGCCTTCGACCTCATGCGCCGGGGCATCAAGGAAAAGACCGACGACCTGGAGTGCGGCCGCCTGCAATACCAGCGCCTGTTCGAGGAGGTGCCCTGCTACATCAGCGTGCAGGACGCGGACTTCATCCTGGTGGCCCACAACAAGCGCTTCGAGAAGGACTTCGGCCACAGCGTGGGGCACCACTGCTACCAGGCCTACAAGGGCCGCGACTCGCGCTGCCCCAACTGCGCGGTGGCCAAGACCCTGGCCGACGGCCGGGTGCACAGCGCCGAGGAAAAGGTGATCGGGGCCGACGGCACCCCCCGCTATTTCCTCAACCTGACCTCGCCCATCACCGACCGGGAGGGGGAGATCCTGGCGGTGATGGAAATGGCCACCGACATCACCGACGTGGTGCGCCTGAAGGAGGAGCTCAAGCGCTCCGAGGAAAAGTACCGCCTGTTTTTCGACAACGACCCCAACCCCATCTTCGTCTTCGACGACGCCACCATGGAGATACTGGACGCCAACAACCGCGCGGCCGACGAATACGGCTATCCCCTGCCCCAGCTCATCGGCCGCTCCTTTTTGGACCTCACCCCCGCCTCCGACCGCGCCCAGGTGCGCAACTTCCTGTCCCTCAAGGGGGCCTTCCTCTCCACGGTGCGCCAGCAGCGGGCCGGGGGCGAGGTGTTTTTCGTCAACCTCAGGGCCAGCTACGGCGAGCACATGGGCCGCAAGGCGGTGATCGCCACCACCTCGGACATGACCGAGCGCCTGCAAACCGAGCAGCAGCTCATCCAGGCGGCCAAGATGGCCACCCTGGGCGAGATGAGCGCCGGGGTGGCCCACGAACTCAACCAGCCGCTGACCGTCATCGCCGCCGGCTCGGGCTTTTTGAGCAAGCTGCTCTCCCGGGGACAAAACCCCACCCCTGAGCAGCTCATGCAGGTGGCCCGGGAAATGACCCAACAGGTGGAGCGGGCCCGGCGTATCATCGATCATTTGCGCGAATTCGGGCGCAAGCACGAGGTCAGGACCGAGAACGTGTCCCTGAATCAGCCCATCCAGGGCGTTTTGGGTTTGTTGGGCCAACAGCTCAGAGTGCATAATATTGAGGTGGAAACCAACCTCGACGCCAACCTGCCGCTGATCCTGGGCGATGCCAACCGCCTGGAGCAGGTGTTGATCAACCTGATCATGAACGCCCGCGACGCCATCGAGGAGCGCCGGCGCGAGTTGCCCGAGCTGCAGGGGCGCATCGCCATAGCCAGCTTCGTGGACCAAGGGCAGGCGGTGGTCACCGTGTCCGACAACGGCGGGGGCATCCCGGCGCCAAACCTGGACCGCATCTTCGAGCCCTTTTTCACCACCAAGGAGGTGGGCAAGGGCACCGGCCTGGGCCTGAGCATTTCCTACGGCATCGTGCGCGACTTCGGCGGCGGCATCAAGGTGGACAACCGTCCCGGCCAGGGCGCCACCTTCCGGCTCGGCTTCCCGTTGCGCCAGGAGGCCAAGACATGA
- a CDS encoding sigma 54-interacting transcriptional regulator, translating to MPSGEPEFQVMSGEAVVAVDGAHRIMGANRAALQLMAGEMAVGEVLGLSGFLEGPDLALAQSALDAALGRGEPSHQIQAQARDAAGQEFTCEYSINPLFGPGRQVVGAMINLRDLDFAPLSSGRLEPGESLPRMPRLGYQSLVDNLAEGIFTINTRWRITSFNQKAEEITGYRSSEVLGRYCWDIFRSDLCGAGCPLRTTLETGVTRMDQDVRMLGKGGKRLGVLVNTSVVRDRAGSVVGAVESFRPLAGLDRNLLPETGSSFSDIVGASEPMRRLFNMLPDVAVSGANVLLQGESGTGKELFARALHHHSARREGPFVAVNCSALAESLLESELFGHEKAAFTGAVRSKVGRFELAKGGTIFLDEIGELKPELQVKLLRVLEQRVFERVGGTRLIPMDARIIAATNRDLAEAMAQGVFREDLFYRLRTVPLTLPPLRQRKDDIPMLVGHFIKQLNQRYAKQVRSVDPKVMRMFMNYDWPGNVRELERVMEHAYVFVKGPVILPAYLPALSEFWHERGAAAAGGQAPAEAAEGPRDDERRAILEALEQSGGRRQKAAELLGMSRTSLWRRMKELGLS from the coding sequence ATGCCCTCCGGTGAACCAGAATTCCAGGTTATGAGCGGCGAGGCGGTGGTGGCCGTGGACGGCGCCCACCGCATAATGGGGGCCAACCGCGCCGCCCTGCAGCTCATGGCCGGTGAGATGGCCGTGGGCGAGGTGCTGGGACTGTCGGGCTTTTTAGAGGGCCCGGACCTGGCCCTGGCCCAGAGCGCCCTGGACGCGGCCCTGGGCCGAGGCGAACCGTCCCACCAGATCCAGGCCCAGGCCCGCGACGCCGCCGGGCAGGAGTTCACCTGTGAATACTCCATCAATCCCCTCTTCGGCCCCGGCCGCCAGGTGGTGGGGGCCATGATCAACCTGCGCGACCTGGACTTCGCCCCCCTGAGCAGCGGCCGCCTGGAGCCGGGGGAGTCCCTGCCCCGCATGCCGCGGCTGGGCTACCAGTCGCTGGTGGATAACCTGGCCGAGGGGATCTTCACCATCAACACCCGCTGGCGCATCACCTCCTTCAACCAGAAGGCCGAGGAGATAACCGGCTACCGCAGCTCCGAGGTTTTGGGCCGCTATTGCTGGGACATCTTCCGCTCCGACCTGTGCGGCGCGGGCTGCCCCCTGCGCACCACCTTGGAGACCGGGGTGACCCGCATGGACCAGGACGTGCGCATGCTGGGCAAGGGGGGCAAGCGCCTGGGGGTCTTGGTAAACACCAGCGTGGTGCGCGACCGGGCGGGCTCGGTGGTGGGCGCGGTGGAGAGCTTTAGGCCCCTGGCCGGGCTGGACAGGAACCTGCTGCCCGAGACGGGCTCCAGCTTCAGCGACATCGTGGGGGCCAGCGAGCCCATGCGGCGGCTGTTCAACATGCTGCCCGACGTGGCGGTGAGCGGGGCCAACGTGCTCTTGCAGGGCGAGAGCGGCACCGGCAAGGAGCTGTTCGCCCGGGCCCTGCACCACCACTCCGCCCGGCGCGAGGGCCCCTTCGTGGCCGTGAACTGCTCGGCCCTGGCCGAGAGCCTGCTGGAGAGCGAGCTGTTCGGCCACGAAAAGGCGGCCTTCACCGGGGCGGTGCGCTCCAAGGTGGGGCGCTTCGAGCTGGCCAAGGGCGGCACCATCTTCCTGGACGAGATCGGCGAGCTCAAGCCGGAGCTGCAGGTCAAGCTGCTCAGGGTCTTGGAGCAGCGGGTCTTCGAGCGGGTGGGCGGCACCCGGCTCATCCCCATGGACGCGCGCATCATCGCGGCCACCAACCGCGACCTGGCCGAGGCCATGGCCCAGGGCGTCTTTCGGGAGGATCTCTTCTACCGCCTGCGCACCGTGCCCCTGACCCTGCCGCCCCTGAGGCAGCGCAAGGACGACATCCCCATGCTGGTGGGCCATTTCATCAAGCAGCTCAACCAGCGCTACGCCAAGCAGGTGCGCTCCGTGGACCCCAAGGTGATGCGCATGTTCATGAACTACGACTGGCCGGGCAACGTGCGCGAGCTGGAGCGGGTCATGGAGCACGCCTACGTCTTCGTGAAAGGCCCCGTGATCCTGCCCGCCTATCTTCCGGCGCTCAGCGAGTTCTGGCACGAGCGGGGCGCGGCGGCGGCTGGCGGCCAGGCCCCGGCGGAGGCGGCGGAGGGCCCCAGGGACG